The proteins below come from a single Halobacteriovorax sp. DA5 genomic window:
- a CDS encoding four helix bundle protein, protein MKSTKVYSDCYQAAIQIFHRTKSFPKALRPTLGRKIEEASLNCLLSVRKAGVTKASVRLRHLYSASESLDEIRTLIQFSRDMQALNVAGFSEITTLTKEIGKEIGGFIRFERKNAHPES, encoded by the coding sequence ACAAAAGTATATAGTGATTGCTATCAGGCCGCCATCCAGATATTTCATCGGACGAAGTCATTTCCAAAGGCACTTCGCCCAACACTTGGTCGCAAAATAGAAGAAGCTTCTTTAAACTGTCTTCTCAGTGTAAGAAAGGCAGGAGTAACCAAAGCAAGTGTCCGATTGAGACATCTCTATAGCGCATCCGAATCTCTCGACGAGATTAGGACTCTTATTCAATTTTCACGTGATATGCAGGCCCTCAATGTTGCTGGTTTTTCTGAGATAACGACTTTGACTAAAGAGATAGGAAAAGAAATTGGTGGATTTATCAGATTTGAAAGAAAAAATGCTCATCCAGAGAGTTAG